The DNA sequence GTTTGTGGGCCCTTTACAAAGAAGCTATCAGGGTCACTCTCTGTATTGCTGGAGCTCAGAGAATTGGTATCCTTTGacttacccaacaaattaaGCCTAGGAAAGTGATCACCCCAGATATCATATGTATATTCATCCCCAAGCCGAGTTTTTTCTTCTGCTCTGACATTTTTCCGGTCATTGAGTTTGGACCCAGGGGCTCTAGCATGTGGAGAAATAGCTGAGCTTCCCATAATAGGTGTAGGCCTGCCGGCACAAGGAAAGGTGGCAGAAGGCAACAAAACAGGTCTTGCCAGAGTTTCTCTTGGGGCTGAAGGCTGCTCTTGAGAAGGAAAAGTTGGGTGGCTATTGCAATACTTCAAAGAAACCCCAGGCTCTGATAAGTTTGCCTTCGAAGCAGATTTAAAAACATGACTCTTCTGACAGCGTTGGTGAGCTGCATGAGTAAAAGGATTCCTAGCCTCAACCACTTGGCCCGCATCAGGAGATAGCTGCCACGTCTGCTTTGGTATTACAGATGTGACTGGAGACAATGGTGATGAAGGAGTAGAATTTCCACTCTGACTACTTGAAAGTTCAAGAAGTCCTGCTAATTTGGAACCAGTGCTCTTTCTCTTCCTACGCCTTCTTCCCTTTTCCTTTCCAGTTTTAACAGTAAGGTTACCCAGTTCAGAAGCTTCTAGTTCATCAGAATTCTCAAGTAATGCAGATTCAGATGTCAGTGAGATGGCCATCCCTTTATTCTTTGGTGTATCTGACAAATCATGTGTTTGTTTAGGAACTTGTAGTCTTTGTTTAGCATGATGATCAGACTTTTCCTGGTCTAAGGTCTCTGCCTGCTTATGAGGATATCCACCTACAGATGCCTGCATCAAGGTTCTATCTTCCCGAAATGATCTTAACAAGCTATTTGTTTCACTGGACACAGAAAATTTACTGTTTCTATAGCTATGCACGTCACATTTTCCTGCCGCACTTGTAGAAGTATCCAAGGAACTTTTTCTGCTCGCGCACAAACAATCATGGGAGGAAAGGACGAACACCTGGGAGAATATATACCACAGTACAAGAAACATCAAGGAGCCGATACAAAAAACCGCCGCAGAGTATTTTTTAATGCGCGTCCAGAACACTGATTTCCTGCATGTATTGAGCATATACAACGGGAGGTTTGCCTTCATGGGTATCACAAGAATACCAGTTGCCAAGGCCAGCTCAAGATCTCTTTGTACCAATGGTGCAGAAAAATCAGTCTGGTATGATATTAGAAGCTTTGCTGATTCTCCAGGTTGGAGAGAAAAACCTTTGCAAGGCTGCACCATAAACCCATCCATCCTGCACTCTTTTCCGGACACTTTGATTCTTGTAACTTCCAGTGGCAAGTCCCCAGTATTCTTAGCATAGAGTTCTTTTGACAATGGCTGTAAACAAGAACGAGTGGTATCTTCCACATGAAGTAACATGTCTGGGGAAGAAATGTTGAGAGGAATTGGCAAGCTGAGGTTGAACTCTACACTCTGAATAGGCTGAGATTCTTCAAGCAGCAGCAAAGAAAGTGACCCTCCAATGCCCCTCAGAGGTAACCACTCCACACCAGATAGATTGTTTCTTATCAAGGCTGAACTCCTCCACTCACATCGATTTGAAGGTTGAAACAATAATGGTCCAAGAGATGCTCTACCATTAGGAAGGACAAAAGCTTCCGTCAATGCACTTTCTGCTATTGAGAACCCATACCTACTCGGAAAAGGAGATTTTTCACAAACCAAACTACCAGATGAAGGAGGCTGTATAAGACCATCTGGGCTCTTGCATTGATCAATAATCTCTCCTGAGTTTAGTATAAGCTGCATTACAACTGGCTCTTGGCTAGGATTCTTTACATTGATCCACTTAGAATAATGACTTCCCACCTGAAGCATTGGGAACAATACCTCATGATCATCAAGCACAGACATGCCACTTCTGGTATCTTGAGATTTCCAGTTTCGTAGCACCAATTCATCTGCTTCCCCTGCTGCATCCATTGCCTGCATATAGaagttcacaattttttttttattattattattctggATGTAGATGATAATGCATAAGAACAAATTGTGGAAAATTATTAGTCATGCTAGAAATCTGAAACCATACAGAGATCAAATGCAAAAATGCAGCTACTAAATAGATGATTCACCTTTGCCAAAGTAATCAATAATATCGTTAGACAGACAcatactcttcttcttcttcattattattattattatttcttttgttaaggttttttttttttttttttttttttttgagggattTCAACAATTTACACAACCTGTCGGGAGGAACCTCGAACTGTTACTTCTTTCAACTAAGAGCATGTTcggcacatatatatatatatatatatatatatatatatatatgaaagataACTTGCTTGATCACTTCTTCAACAAAAtggaaatataaattttaaaaaaaaccaCAAGTAAATGGCACGTGAAATCAAGGCTAACCCAGTTCAAACAAAACTCAGGATAAATATAGGACTGgaatctgcataccatggtttgTGATGGAAGCTGCATGCTACTGTCAGAAAACACTGTCTTCAAATCACCAGATTCGCTCCTTTCAGACTGATGTTCATATTCAACAGTGGAATCTTTCCAGTGTCTGGAACAAATTTGGACAACATCCTCGCAAGGAACTTCAATCTGTGAGCTGCTTGAGTCATTTGTCAGTACAAGTAATTTACACTGTCCATCTTCAACATGCAGGTGAGTACAAGTAACTATGGCTACATATGTGTCAGTGCCGGGGAAAAGCAGTAGGCCCTCATTGTACTTGATCTGGAAGATTTTGCTATCTGCAATCTCAGTTATTTCAAGAACTCTCAGAATATAAGGCGCACAGTTTTTCAGAGATATAGCAACAACAGCTTCATTGCCAGCCCATGGGTGTAAAACCTCAAGAGATGCTATGATAGGTCCTGCAAGATCATCATTCATTGCCATTCCGTCTAATTCAGCTTCAAAAGGAAGCATAATAGTCTCAGACTTGTCCTGTGAAGATCTTAGCAACTGCATACAAATTGCACCAAAAATCTTTCCTTTAGATTCAATTGAGAAGTCTATTTCTATGATGGTTTCACTGCTGTGGGGACCAATCTCCCAGTTCCTAAGGGGCCTCATTGCCAGCAGAGGCAAACCAACCTGACCAGTACGCACAACAAGACGATCTTTAACATTCGGTACACCAAGCTCATTCAAACCTTGATCTCTTCTGGTGCTACATGCTGCCTCTGCAATATGGGAAGTATGCTCTAGAGACACTGATATCCATGCAGTTACTTCCTCCACATGGAAATGTTGATCAAAGGAATTAAACAAAGACAGATTCTTACTCCACCTTCCCCTGGAAGAAACATCCGGGCCTGATAAAGGGTGAATTCCATAAGGGGACTCAATGGAAAATCCTTTAGCCTGAATCAAGAAACCACCAAAACTTGTCTGCAAAATGATTTGAGCAAAGGATGGGCCCAACCATCTAGGtaagaacacaaaacaaattGAAGCTATTTCACCAGGTCCTAACACAGCCTCACTAAGATTGCAAGGATAGAACTGTATGTCGGAACTGAATGGCTCATAAACATGTAAAATGCTGTCATTGCATGTATTTGCCACAGTTAAGAAAGCCAAGGAAGGAAAATACATATACTTTTGCCCCCAATCTAACACAGCAGGGGTAATTTCTACATGGGGTGAGGAAGAACCACCAAAAGAATTAGATTTGGTCATCTCAGTGGTCTTGTCTGACCTATAACTTGTGCTTTTCTGATAGAGCAAAGGCCCTCTACAGGAAGAAAGATCATTTTGATTAGCACTATCGGTTTGAATGGATGAAAACTCATTAGCAGCCTCTTTGGAGATCAAAGAACAAGAAACTATCCCCCCATTAAATAACTTAAACATACCGTTATCTGATGACCAGCTTTTGTTACTTGCCAAATTGCTGTTCTCAGATGATAGATGATCAGACTGACTCCCAGAAACGTCTAAATCAGCAAGTTTGAGCTTATGCTCCCAAAAACCGGGTAATGTTGACGGAAAGCAGAATGAAAGAGAACTCGAACAAACACTCTCAGAGTTGAAGTGGCCTTTTTGCATTCCACAGCCCGAGGGGGTATCCCTAAGAAAACTATCTGCACGAGCTACATCAAAGTTATCTCCATATAAGCCACAGTCATCATTTTCTAGTAATTTATGCAACCCATCACCAAAGCTTTCACATGTCACCAAGCAGAAAAGGGTACATGCTAAAACCACAAGAACCAGGACTGCTTTGGTTGAAACTGGCAATCCCCTGTACAAATGAGCAATTCAAATCACATCACAACATTGCAAGTTACAAatgtcacaaaaaaaaaaaaaacataaagagAACTTGATCTGCAAAAGACAACTAGCTACTTAAATTTTCCTACACAGTAACGATTAAAAACAATGAGAAATATCCAGAAACACATTTGAGCCAATTAATCTTGATTGCTTTTTTATTCTATTTTATACCCAACATTTATCAACAGCCAAACAGAGTCATAGACATATATTCGTCCCAATTctaaaagtaaaaataataaaaataaaaaaacaatagaaacaCTTCCAgaaaattacaaaagaaaatagaaagtacGTTAATAAAACCAAATTTCCATTCTCTCAAACTTCCAAACAATAATTACCCAAACCCAGCACTACATATATTACCCTAAATAAGAACAGCCACAGGCGCAGTAAAAATTTGGCAGGAAACGCATAATTCCAACAAGTTTGGAAATGATTTAAACACGCCATTAATAGCATAACCTTCCCAAAACAAAACTCGAAAAACGAAAACTCTTCCTTTACACCAAAACAACATACACATACTTCTTAAATTACCATGACTCAAACCACTACTTCTTTCCAcagtaataaaaaaaatcaacaactttcaaaaaaaaaaaaaaaaaattcacaatcTCAGCCAAACATGAGCTAAGAAGAAAAACAATCCGAACAAAACATCGCCTTCCATATatgcaaaaaaaattaatgaacaaTCAAGTAAAGCAAAGCAAAAACGGAGCCGATGATCATGAACCAAACCGAGAAatgaaaccaaacaaaaaatttccataattttttttttcattttcagaaCGTAGTATTGGAAACATCGAAAGCAAATATAAATGGCggaagagagaagagaatgaACGCGGTGGAGAGCGGACCTGTGGCGGAAGAGAGAGAGGTGCTGGTGGTGCTTCGGAGATGGTGTGATTGTTAGGGTTTTGAGCTCCATGGCTGAACCATGCGAGGTTCCGATGGACCTTAAACGCTGCGTTTCGGGCTCGATTTCGAGAGGCTTTTGCTTAGAGCTGAAGCACAGCGGCACCAGAAGACCACCGCCTGATATTAGCAGCGAATGAATGGCCTTCTCACAGAGCCAACataaccacacacacacacacagcttTTACAAAAGAAATGCCACTGAACCGGCGCGAAATGACGAGACTGCCCTCGCTCGCACGGTGAAAACTCGAGGGCGGAACCATTTTGTGGGGGAGGGTAGGGATGGAAATCGGGGGTGACAGGTTGAATGGAAGTTGAAAAAAGCCCTGGGTGGGGACGAGAGGGTGATATATAATTTAAAATGAgggggttttggatttttgctttGTTTAAATAATGGGGCATTTGCGAGTTGAAAAGACTTTTATGCCCCCAGGCACTGTTTCCTTGGTTCCACGGACCACATCGGCCAGCGAAATTTCTGAGAAGCGCGAAAAGGAGACACCTTGGCGCGTTGTGGTTCGAGCCTTTGCCGCACCGCAGGGGCTCGGCTTTCTAGGGTCCTCGTGTGCCGCCCCGTTTGTGGCTCGTTGCAATTTGATATTTAAACAGCGGACAAAAAGGTAAATGCACGGCTGCACGAGGACTTTGGCCCCTCATAGGTATACCAGGAAAGCACAAACAAAAGTAACTAAATTTTGCATCTTTTTAATAAATGAGTCTTATCTCACAGTCTGACATATTATGTCACTTGAAGTTTCTCGTGATAACGTTTATGGATTCGTGGGACGGTTAGTTTGAATAGTTGACTAcatattttgaatatgtaaaTTTGAAATTGCCAATACCAGCATTCAATTCTCAAGGCTGAACATAGGCTGGATGCAAAATTGAGTTCGTACCGACTACTGCGTACGACtcgtttttctttccttcataATCGATTTATACAACGAAGAAAATGAATTTTATTTAGAAACCATCAAAATTTGAACTTGTATATCCACAATTGGTAAAACTCACAATATTAGAATTCAGTATGAGTTCACGTATCTcgtttctcttctttcttcataCTCAATTCATACAACAAATAAACTTAATCCAAATAAATATAAATCTTATTTAgaaccatcaaaattaaaatttttgtaTATTCAACTTATAAAAATCATAATTTTAAATTTCAGTATGAGTTCACACATCTCATTTCTCTCTTCAGTCTCTTGTTTGTGTGACATCCCTCTACCTCTATTGTTAAGGCAGCAATACCCATTTCAGTCCTTTCATAGTTGCTTTATAGTTACTTCTAGTAATGTGATCAATTATTGTTTTTGAACTAAAGCGTTTCAAGGACTTTGCATTTATAATAGAGGTAAtgccagaatgaccattacatatcattctgCTGCCATCTACAGATAGACAAGAAGTTGTGATGATCACACCATGGTGATACATAGGATAGGACCACTCATTCGACAATttatgctcacttattcaaagcaAGCCTATTCAACTATGACCAAGCAAAACATAGTAATAGGTTGTCTAAACAGAAAAACTAACGAAAAAATGAGTACAAAGACCCAATAGTTATTTTGGACCCAAGCGGAATCGGCCCATAATCAATTTTTCATGCTTCAGGCCCAACCAATGGCCCGAGGAGCTCATTCTGATCATTGGCGCCGCCGCTCCGCGTCACCACCCTTACGCTATGCCGTCCAGCGCCACCGCAACCATCATGCCCACAGGGAGTCAATGACGTGAGGAGCTGCTCAGACAGAGCGATCGTTGAAGCTGTACCGAGGACCGTCACCCAAAGTCCTGTTCGATCATCTTCAGCTTGCACAAACCAATCAAATCTGGTTGGaaccagatcaccgctgacaaCCAAAAGAGATCGGTCATCCTGACTTGCTATATTTGGCCAACGAAAGTTTTCATCATGGTTCCCATTGCACAACACTCGGCCTAGAGAGGTGATGCCGAAGCCTAAGCTTGAATTTGTCGACAGTCGTTGACCGTTAGAGGGAGCCACCGCAGAATGACGATGCCGAAAACCTAGCCCAAGACAACTACGGTTGAGAGAGAGCGCAGTGCTCATCTTTTTCGTTATTCAATGGCCCATGTTACAAAAGGAGAATTATTTATTAACCTTTGGGTGTGGCTATTTTATCATACTAACTACTTTCTTCACCCTACTAGTTTATGATTCATTCAAAAGGAGAGTTATGGTTTCTTAACATTTATTATCTTCAATCGTTCTCATGCTATGGTAAATGTGATCAATTATTGTTAGATGTATTACATGCGCTACTTTGTTTTGTgtaataagattttttttttttttttttttgggatcaaATCATCATCCATACTTCATTCTAGCAGAAGGAAAGTTACAAGCAGGGATGCAATGTAGTATAGCAACCAAAAGACCTACTTCTAACTCAAGTCCGATCATCTGATCTGAACATACATTCCAaattctaaaaacaaaaaatggagCTAAACTCTCCAGAACACCAATAAGGATACAAATGACCAAAATCCAGCAAACGGGCCACAACATGGTTCGAGCCAACGCCGGCATACCAACTGACTCGTGGCTCAGACCAAAGAAGGAAGAATGCGCACCAGTCATCTCCACCTCGTCGGCTAGTGAATACAagtagagcaactccaacagcttccctataatttttgtattatagggtagcaaaagtcaaagttttagctagtttttcttctccaactccaacagattccctattttgcagcaatctctaaaatctccataattcttccttaaattttagagattgctgtaaatttagggaatttggttttctctctcttcattatctctaaaatagggatgattatagggaatctgttgaagTAAAAGAGACTCATTCTTCCCTAAAATAgaataaaatcaaaatatagggaagctgttggagttgctctaatagAATCTGTTTAGAGGATCAACATCACAATAAGTGAGACGCAATTTGAGCTTATTATACTAAACGCCATTTTCTTGCCCAACTAATAAACTATATATACCATTATTGAATATActcttttttttgggtcaaattaTTGAATATACTCGAATATTAGACTTTTCGGGAATCTGTTATTTTATTATCACCTTATACTATTTCCTAAACAAAgttgttaattaattaattacgtATAACTATCTAGGTCTGTGAGTGGACCACATAGGGCACATTGTTTTCGACGCAGTCCGCCTCACGGCGCACAAGCTTCCATATCGTGAAAGCAAAGCGCGAGTGCTGCACACGCTCTGCCACCGGCGACCGTTCAGGGGAAAATGACAAGTCAGATGCGACAGCTTGGCGGCGGTGTCGCAGTCGCAGCAGATTCCCTTCACTGTTGTCAAATCTGTACCGTCGTTTAGGAAACATGGCCTTCGGGCGGCCGTTGGATCGCACGTAGGGTTCGGAGAGGTCGTGGGCCAGGTGGGCCTCGTCATGGTACGTGTATGGTGGTGGGCTGGTTAACGTCCATAATGCAAATACAGTGGGGCCCGTAGGCCGCAGCCTTTCCCAATTGGATGTAATTTTGCTGACGACAGCATATCCTGGTTGGATTCTTGTCTCGCACATTGTACGCATTGCAATTTACAGCCCAGCATTTGGAGAACGTCTTCCATGCTCGGGTTTTATGGGTCCATCCACGTGACTCTTTATTAAAACTAAATGTCGATGGGAAAGGCTCAGCCTGTTCCCGGTTTTTGTTGCCAATTGAGATTTACCCAGTCATGGGTGAATTGAGTTTTATCTGGTTACTCGGATCGAGTTTACAACCCATTCTCTGTTTCTTCTCAATTCGAGTCTTAGCCGGGATTTGATCGACTAAATCATTCAGATCTTGAATTTCCACACGAAATTGAGTTCCAATACTTGGCCTGCAAATTGAATCTGGAACAACCCAAAATTAGAGAACTGGAGACGAAATTGGTGCAATTTTTATCCTAACCATGAATTTTGGTGGAAAGGATTTTCGAATTGGGAAGAACACGTGTTGGGCTTCTTCATCAATTGCACTCAATACCGAAATTCTGCAAAATCTCATGAATCCTATTCAAATTCTGCAATACCCAGATTCATACTTACCTTTACACCAAAAAGTCAAGGAAAAATTGGAGGTGACAGAGTAGTTCTGTTCTTTTCCCTATTCAAAACGAAGAAAGATTGGACTCTGTTATACTTTGCAGCAAGAGAAGCGAAGACCAGGGAACTTGCGGTTGCAGAGGAAGAGAATTGACAgaacccgccccgaatttcaccctgaaatccgaggtgaccctgtggggcccaccttaggaatagctctaccaaaaattcggcagagtcacccctaaaatggattacccaaaaacctgtaaaacacacaaaaacccttcaagcaaaccaaccttatactgctggagccaccatgctcccaATTATTTACAACtctactttcacaaaacacaaaactcaacaatactaaaattaaaggttatcagagcaatactaatacacagggatataaaaagaggagtaaaggatcaaagaatcctacaatgcggaagtagtgacaattatgcctcatatgccatgtacgctcgacctccaCTAACTTGCCTGCAAGCTGGGCATTTGAAatcaaagggcccaggggaaagtaatgtAAAACACGTtacagtgagtggacaaaaataaataagtaagatAATTCAAACGAAAGAAaaagctttaatactttcccacatttattgctttaaaaactcgatgcatgcaacgtggataaaacatatttcCCGCAACACGAAGATTCGtgaaaacattccagccccgctaGTTAAAAGAAATcaagctagccccgctagctgaaggtatcaatcaaatatggggaagaagttctcatcatacaaataagggagcctcccaggctcgggtcggagtgtccccactctggagcatcccatgctctgctctactcacccacgaacacatagtaagcagggaggagtactaataggctagctagcaatcaatatgacgacccaggtatggtggtttAAAACCACACGAAAACTCGAAAATCCGTAAGGtttccccaatatctcacgagaaagtacataatccaatgacgtggccccacacgccaaaatattctcgaaatcataaaccattaggcgagaaataatcaataaaaaataattccatcgaaaatcgcattttcaaaaaatattcttgaaatctcaatatcgacgaatagaaatgtattataaatttccgGAAATcgcctcggaaaataattcgtcgaaaatcactTAAATCGTGATTTCAAACAAAGGCCATATATCGGAGATATtatcgaaggctcaaaatccatttccgaaacACAATTGAAATAAATCATAGTTAATCTCcgaaaattaaatcatatttccgaaaataaattATAACCCCAAATCTGAGCATAATAAGTTCGTATCCAAAATTTATATGGAAAaacaatgtcaaaattataatccaaggcaaaatattatgctcgataaataaaacgataattaaataaatcaatagtttcaaaataaatgcatgcatcattatttaaaacaaaagtccactcactgtacCATTGGGCGACcccgcaaacgagttccttcatttaaccATAGCTCGCGacatcgtcctgtacacaattatatttccgtaaacggcaattcgataaaataaatacaaacctaaacgaaacccgaaaatccATATCTTCATTACTTcacaaattcaacccaaatctctctcacaacaccaattccccaattaacatattccacaacgaaaatgaggcaaatccgacggtcggatttcccataattcaatctcaaaatcccgaacttcggaaaatcacaaacaattccaaactcctccaaaattcactaaacttcacatacaacctctacaacatttctacaatttaatgggctaaaaactgaaattaaaacactgccctacacgcttccacgcgccaccaacagtggcagtgCGTGGGCCCCACTcgcaccaaaatttggcagcaccatctactcaacaacaGTGACCCGAAAGCTTGACCTCACTGGATCTTTTATGGGGTTGAATCCCAATCAGTTCAAGGATGGAACCTTCCATTTTCAAGGCATTACTACGCCTATCCTACCTCCTGTGGGACGAACCCTATTTGGTGGCCCTGATTCAAGCAAGTCGTGCCGCCTAGTAGTCATTCGAAGTGTAGACACTAAGCAGGCCCGTGAGGATAATGCTTTAACTCTTGTTCCAGTCGAAACTGATCCATGCTCCAAGCGGGTGAGATCTTTTCCTTCACCAAAAAAGCTTAAATTCTTAATGTCTGACCCGTTGGAAGGAAAATCTAGCTCGATTGTTCTTGCAAAGAAGGTAAAACTGCCTGAGTTTCCTACTAAGTTCAGTGCCAAATCCTTGGGTCTTGTTGAGACTCCAGGTGGAATGTTGGTGCCCTCTGAAGTCATGCAACCAAGGTCTGCAATTGAGTTGCCGGTGGCAAAGTAGAAGAAGGGCAGACCATTGGGTTTTAAAAACAAGAATCCCAAGTCGAAGAAGGTCTCTGCTGAAGAGGTTTTGACTGTTCTGTACTCAGGCAAGCCTCCTAGCCCTACTTTGAAGGGCAAAGAAAAGATCTAGGTTGAGTGTAGTAGGGGCCTATATCCTATGTACCATTTCATCCATAATTTATAGGCTCACTGAATTAAGTGAGCGATTAGTTTGAATATAGGTGGTCTGTTTCTATGTATCACAGTAGTTTACTACAACTTCTTGATTTGTCTAGCTGAAGACAGCAGAAGGATATGTATTGGTCATCTTGGCATGTGTTAATGAAATCCACTttaccccttaaaaaaaaaaaattcaggagaATGAAAATCAGACTCTAaaatttacaatccacactcattctttcatcttttattttagaagaatgaaatccacactccccattttaatctacactcattctttcatttttttttattgaaattcttataaaaagacaaaatttaagttttttttttttttttttgagaaaaagggCGATGCGGCAGCTCTCAAGCCTTgatcgaatacaagggggagacattgagcctaaacccctgattacaataagtagctagagaacatcct is a window from the Rosa chinensis cultivar Old Blush chromosome 2, RchiOBHm-V2, whole genome shotgun sequence genome containing:
- the LOC112186452 gene encoding uncharacterized protein LOC112186452 isoform X2, translated to MTKSNSFGGSSSPHVEITPAVLDWGQKYMYFPSLAFLTVANTCNDSILHVYEPFSSDIQFYPCNLSEAVLGPGEIASICFVFLPRWLGPSFAQIILQTSFGGFLIQAKGFSIESPYGIHPLSGPDVSSRGRWSKNLSLFNSFDQHFHVEEVTAWISVSLEHTSHIAEAACSTRRDQGLNELGVPNVKDRLVVRTGQVGLPLLAMRPLRNWEIGPHSSETIIEIDFSIESKGKIFGAICMQLLRSSQDKSETIMLPFEAELDGMAMNDDLAGPIIASLEVLHPWAGNEAVVAISLKNCAPYILRVLEITEIADSKIFQIKYNEGLLLFPGTDTYVAIVTCTHLHVEDGQCKLLVLTNDSSSSQIEVPCEDVVQICSRHWKDSTVEYEHQSERSESGDLKTVFSDSSMQLPSQTMAMDAAGEADELVLRNWKSQDTRSGMSVLDDHEVLFPMLQVGSHYSKWINVKNPSQEPVVMQLILNSGEIIDQCKSPDGLIQPPSSGSLVCEKSPFPSRYGFSIAESALTEAFVLPNGRASLGPLLFQPSNRCEWRSSALIRNNLSGVEWLPLRGIGGSLSLLLLEESQPIQSVEFNLSLPIPLNISSPDMLLHVEDTTRSCLQPLSKELYAKNTGDLPLEVTRIKVSGKECRMDGFMVQPCKGFSLQPGESAKLLISYQTDFSAPLVQRDLELALATGILVIPMKANLPLYMLNTCRKSVFWTRIKKYSAAVFCIGSLMFLVLWYIFSQVFVLSSHDCLCASRKSSLDTSTSAAGKCDVHSYRNSKFSVSSETNSLLRSFREDRTLMQASVGGYPHKQAETLDQEKSDHHAKQRLQVPKQTHDLSDTPKNKGMAISLTSESALLENSDELEASELGNLTVKTGKEKGRRRRKRKSTGSKLAGLLELSSSQSGNSTPSSPLSPVTSVIPKQTWQLSPDAGQVVEARNPFTHAAHQRCQKSHVFKSASKANLSEPGVSLKYCNSHPTFPSQEQPSAPRETLARPVLLPSATFPCAGRPTPIMGSSAISPHARAPGSKLNDRKNVRAEEKTRLGDEYTYDIWGDHFPRLNLLGKSKDTNSLSSSNTESDPDSFFVKGPQTLMTNSPPRSVSYFHQEG
- the LOC112186452 gene encoding uncharacterized protein LOC112186452 isoform X1 encodes the protein MELKTLTITPSPKHHQHLSLFRHRGLPVSTKAVLVLVVLACTLFCLVTCESFGDGLHKLLENDDCGLYGDNFDVARADSFLRDTPSGCGMQKGHFNSESVCSSSLSFCFPSTLPGFWEHKLKLADLDVSGSQSDHLSSENSNLASNKSWSSDNGMFKLFNGGIVSCSLISKEAANEFSSIQTDSANQNDLSSCRGPLLYQKSTSYRSDKTTEMTKSNSFGGSSSPHVEITPAVLDWGQKYMYFPSLAFLTVANTCNDSILHVYEPFSSDIQFYPCNLSEAVLGPGEIASICFVFLPRWLGPSFAQIILQTSFGGFLIQAKGFSIESPYGIHPLSGPDVSSRGRWSKNLSLFNSFDQHFHVEEVTAWISVSLEHTSHIAEAACSTRRDQGLNELGVPNVKDRLVVRTGQVGLPLLAMRPLRNWEIGPHSSETIIEIDFSIESKGKIFGAICMQLLRSSQDKSETIMLPFEAELDGMAMNDDLAGPIIASLEVLHPWAGNEAVVAISLKNCAPYILRVLEITEIADSKIFQIKYNEGLLLFPGTDTYVAIVTCTHLHVEDGQCKLLVLTNDSSSSQIEVPCEDVVQICSRHWKDSTVEYEHQSERSESGDLKTVFSDSSMQLPSQTMAMDAAGEADELVLRNWKSQDTRSGMSVLDDHEVLFPMLQVGSHYSKWINVKNPSQEPVVMQLILNSGEIIDQCKSPDGLIQPPSSGSLVCEKSPFPSRYGFSIAESALTEAFVLPNGRASLGPLLFQPSNRCEWRSSALIRNNLSGVEWLPLRGIGGSLSLLLLEESQPIQSVEFNLSLPIPLNISSPDMLLHVEDTTRSCLQPLSKELYAKNTGDLPLEVTRIKVSGKECRMDGFMVQPCKGFSLQPGESAKLLISYQTDFSAPLVQRDLELALATGILVIPMKANLPLYMLNTCRKSVFWTRIKKYSAAVFCIGSLMFLVLWYIFSQVFVLSSHDCLCASRKSSLDTSTSAAGKCDVHSYRNSKFSVSSETNSLLRSFREDRTLMQASVGGYPHKQAETLDQEKSDHHAKQRLQVPKQTHDLSDTPKNKGMAISLTSESALLENSDELEASELGNLTVKTGKEKGRRRRKRKSTGSKLAGLLELSSSQSGNSTPSSPLSPVTSVIPKQTWQLSPDAGQVVEARNPFTHAAHQRCQKSHVFKSASKANLSEPGVSLKYCNSHPTFPSQEQPSAPRETLARPVLLPSATFPCAGRPTPIMGSSAISPHARAPGSKLNDRKNVRAEEKTRLGDEYTYDIWGDHFPRLNLLGKSKDTNSLSSSNTESDPDSFFVKGPQTLMTNSPPRSVSYFHQEG